The bacterium nucleotide sequence TTAAGATGTTGAATCTCTTCTTTGAGCTTTAATAAACCCTCGTGGGTCACATAGAACTTGGACATTCGCTGACAGACTCCTTTTCGTTACGCTAAAATAGGGAATATGGATGATTGCATCGGTGTGCCGGTCACCAAAACATCTTTTTTGTCTCCGACATACACATTCACTTCGGTACGCACGCCGAAGTCGCCTACAAAATAAATTCCGGGTTCGATCGAAAAACATGTACGCGGAATAATGCGGCGATTATCTTTGGTTTCAAGATTATCAATATTGGCGCCGTTGCCATGCACTTCTTCACCGATCGAGTGGCCGGTACGGTGAATGAAATATTCTCCATAACCATGCTGGACGATATGCGCACGGCAAACATCATCGATTTTCCAACCCGGAAGCGGACGATCGGCGGCGATTTCTTCTTTTATAAAAGCGATCGCGGCATCGCGTGCGCCGACAACCACATCAAACACTTTGGCAAATTTTTCGGGTACCGTTTTGCCGACAAAACCCATCTGCGTATAATCGGCATAAACGCCGCGCGGATGATTTTTCTTGGCCCACCAATCAATGAGCACCAAATCCCCTTCATGGATTTCTTTACAATGATCTTTTGTCGGCTCATAATGCGGATCGCCGGCATTTTCATTGACAGAGCAATTTGGCAAGTCGCCCGTGGTTAACCCGCGTTCGATAAATTGGTTGTGAATAAATTGCTGTACATCGTATTCGGTGACTTTTTGGCGACCGGTTATTTTTTCACGAATAAACCCCCACACTTGCGGAATGATATCCGTCAAGGCTTTACCGGCTTCGACGTGCAATTGCAATTGCTGATCATCCCAAGTCGAATCAAAATATTGAACCAGATCGGCGGAAGAAACGATTTCGGCTTGCGTGGTTTTTCTGACCAATTCGATTGTACCGGCATCCACGATAGCCACATACGGAATGTTACATTCAGGCGAATATTCCATCGCAATTTTTTTATGCCCTGCGGTGACGGCCTTTAATCCGGCTTCAAGATCCTGCCAACTGGAAAAGATCACTTTTTCACCCGGCAACGTATCCAAAACATAACGCTCTATGCCGTGAACAAGTTTTTTGGGTGTACCTTGCGCAGGAATGTAATAAAAAAATCGGCGCTTTTGTGTCAAATGTTCCGGTATGCTCAGAATGCTAGATGCGACCGGATTGTTTTTTCTAAAACTGTACAGCAGCCACCCGTCGTACCCGTTACGCGCAATATCTTTTTGTATTCTCTCAATGCGCTCATTGATGTTACCAGTTGATTGTGCCATAATATCCTCGTTAAAAATGTCGAAATCCCGCCGGTTCTAAGATTTTACGATTGCCTGATGCATCGGTGATCACTACCGATGTGCCGGCGACGATCGTACCGATGGCGTGAATATTGGTTTTTAATATTTTCTTTGCTTTGACAAATTCCTTAGGAGACATGGTAAGTAATAACTCATAATCTTCGCCGCCATGCAATGCCCACATCATAGAATCTTTTTTCAGCACATCGCT carries:
- a CDS encoding aminopeptidase P family protein, with protein sequence MAQSTGNINERIERIQKDIARNGYDGWLLYSFRKNNPVASSILSIPEHLTQKRRFFYYIPAQGTPKKLVHGIERYVLDTLPGEKVIFSSWQDLEAGLKAVTAGHKKIAMEYSPECNIPYVAIVDAGTIELVRKTTQAEIVSSADLVQYFDSTWDDQQLQLHVEAGKALTDIIPQVWGFIREKITGRQKVTEYDVQQFIHNQFIERGLTTGDLPNCSVNENAGDPHYEPTKDHCKEIHEGDLVLIDWWAKKNHPRGVYADYTQMGFVGKTVPEKFAKVFDVVVGARDAAIAFIKEEIAADRPLPGWKIDDVCRAHIVQHGYGEYFIHRTGHSIGEEVHGNGANIDNLETKDNRRIIPRTCFSIEPGIYFVGDFGVRTEVNVYVGDKKDVLVTGTPMQSSIFPILA